The stretch of DNA CCTGGATTCGAACCTCTTTCTCCATTGTTAGCGTATGATAATTTAGCCTAAATACCATGAGCCCCTTTGGTCTCATGGTATTTGGTAGTTAGGCGGCTGTGGAGAGCTGCAGCCAGGGTGGTGTATACGGTGTATGGtttcaaaaaataattgtaataataattaaatcagaTAATTAGTAAGAGTAATGCTAAGAACAGTGACAGATCATCAAAATATTATACTGAAATAATTCACAGATAATCCAATGGCCAATCAGAGATCCCtatcaaaaatgaagaaaaatataaataactgacATTCCGACTTAAAAGAAAAGGTCATGTGACCTTGAATACTAAGATAAAGTCGACCTCTAGGGTCAAATGCTTAACTGAAATCCAAACCTGTGCCTGGAAAAATTTAGCTAAAAGCGATTTTAAGCTTTGCATGATTATCTATTGTCTGCAGAACTTTGCAATGTTGCAATTTTGGTTATAAACCTTTTAGCCAAGATTAAAAGCCTCCTGACAGCCAGCCAGTCGCtcgttaaatagaaaaaatgtcaCAGTTTCCATCGGATCAATAGCTATAGTTTAGCGGAATTAATCCGCCATCGCAATAGCTAGGATTAGCCTAGTGATCAGCTATTTATGTGCTTGCCTTTTTCTGGAATGGAACAGAATCTAAAATGTAGTCCAAAGGCCTAGCgttgggacctatgtggtcattcagcgcttaaagggAAGCTGTGTGAAAAGGTttattgaaaggtgtaacaggaggacaacctccaagatggaagaaagagaatatgaacagacgTACGGTAAAACAAATGAAAGCGATTGCAGCTAAATGCCTAAGgcagggaagctgcaaagaaccttaattaatgcccaCAGTGATCCATGCTAGTGCACGGACGACACTACCTTCCTACGGGACTCCAGTTTTCTGGTTCATGTAGAGGTCGTTGGGGTGGATTACTACGGTAGAATATTCCTGAAGAAGTTATTGACCTTTGCGATTCAGTTGGTTTCTCTGGTTTCATTTTGAACCATTGCCTTCATATAAATTTTCCATGAATGTTCACTAGAAGTTTGCCATCTTTAGAGAGACATCCAATATTTATTCTCCTCAAATTCCATCAAAATCCATTTGATAGTTATGTAATCCTGCAGAGAAACTGACATTAACTGAGCCAATTAGGCGAACGCCTTCCAGCCAATAGGAACCCAGCCTAAGGACCAGCCAATAGAAAGCAAGCTCAAAGACTAGCCAATAGAAAACCACCAAGAGGACTAGCCAATGAGAAGCCAGCTCAAAGACCACCCAATAAGAAACCACCAAGAACATTAGCCACTGGGAAGCCAGCTCAAAGACCAACCAATAGGAAGCCGTTTCGAACACCAGCCAATAGGAAACCCGCTCCAAACCCTTGATTAATTCTCCCCTTTCAAGATTAAAGCAGTGGGAATTCATGAAGGAAATTGGGTCGGTTCAGCTCCTTTGATCTCGACGGAAAACACATCAAGGCCGTGACAACGTCAAGGCAAGAGTTCGGTAAATATTAAACTTCCATCATGTCGTCGAGTCTCTTTCAGCTGTTTCATCATCGCAGAGTTATTTTTCTAGATTCTAATGAAGAAGTTGAACTGCTGTGTTGGGGTCTAAGAACGGGCTGCAGTGCGTCGTTCTTGGCATACTGTAGGCAGACCAAAAGAATACTGGGCTGCAATGTATGAGAAACACGAAGAGAAAGCTTCCCACTATaggatacacacgcacacacaccacacacacacacacacagagagagagagagagagagagagagagagagagagagagagagagcttccactTTTACAGCATATACAGAAATATGCAGAGTACCTCATTCTGATGTGccaaacaaacatataaataattcttttattgTAACATTACAATTAAAcggacaaataaatagatatacagattgataggtagatagatagataaacagacagGCAGATAGATACAGGTAATAAAAGCACTTCTCCCAATACATCAAGACACAAAAAGCCAACGACTTTCAATTAATTTCGTCACTCACAGCTTCAACAAACGACTAAGAACCACCAAGAAAAGATTATCAATAAAGACACGAATCTTCCCTTCCACAACTTCCAAATCTTTGCTTTTCTTTCAGAAACTTTTAGAGAGATTTTCTGTTCTTCTAAGAAGGCTCTTGTTCGCATCCATTGAAAGCACGTCAAAATTACTTGGAAACTTCTGTTTACCTCAAGGTAGCTCCTCTTGGGGAGGTCTCGTATTCATGACCAGATCAATATCTTCGGCAGAATCCATTGAAGTCTTTGTTTCTGTACTGCAAGAGAGGGTCGAGACAGGAAGTCCAGAGTCTCGTGACATTACGTACCCTTCCGAAGATCAGACCGAGGTATCAGGCCAGTCCTAGCTCAGATGTCAGCAGAGCTAAATGGGGAGTTTGTTATCTATAGACTATCGTTTTTACACGCAAGAAAATGTGTACACATTGTGCTTTATTTGACCGAGATATGGGAcagaattgtaaggaaaaaatgaatgaatgaataatgaatatgatCTATCCTTGTTCATACACATTTCtaagagtttttagcttttaCATTACTGAAAACTTATCTTATCCGTTGAGGCAGCTGACAAAACCTATGATATTCTTCGCCACAAATTACAAAACACTTCATCTGCTGCATTTTTCTTCCCCATTTATACAAAAGCAActttatgttttacatttcagCATAAGCATCAGTATGTAACTGAAGAAAAACAGTTTTTCTCTTCAAAGTACCTTGCTGGTTGTGGCATCTATATTTCAAGCAAGCCAGAGTTCTGTTTGGTTGAGTTAGGATTGTAAGACCaaagttagattaggttaggtttctTTCAGTTAGCCAGTTTTGCCTGTTTCCAGTATGTTATAAATTTCAATTTATCTTATTGTTTCTTGTCATAAGATTCACTACTGACTACTGCTCAAACAAGCCATATTGTTTCTACTTTCTTTTTCCAGGGAGAAGAGACACCTTGCACGAATCTAGCCACGATGACGACGATGCTGACAATCTGCCTTTTGGTGCTGGTGGTGGGACAGATGGTAACCGAATCTACAGCATCTCCTCATCCAGACCTCAACTGCTCTCTCGAGGTCGACAGCCCTAGTGAGAACAGCAAGGGCGGTTCAGGCCCAGAGGTTGGCCCTCAGACCAAGAACTGCAGCCCTGACAGAGGGGACCAGACCAGAGTGCCTGCTGCTCTTCTTCCGTCCTCCGGTGACATCAACGCAAGCGACGACAGAAACGGCCAGTCCAGCTTGAGTCCCGGTGCCCAACACGTAAGACATACCTCATTAGAATCCGTAGACAGACACCAGAGCGAACTGGACCTCTGGCGATGCTTGATGAGAAGAGCGAGGGCCAGCAGACTCGAGGAGGacgagaagacgaagaagaagcccGCCAAAACCGTCAGATACTGCACTTCTGACGTGAGAGGGGCCAATGGAACGGCCTCCAGAGAGGGGGAGACCTCACCTGCCGAGGAGGGGGCGTCCCAAGGGGATTGCCTGCCCCTCCTGTTCTTCCTGTTCCCCACGCTGTGCAATGAAACACGCCTCTGCGTCAACCTGACGGAGGCATCCTTAGACACCATCCCGCAGCGCTTCTGGCTCTGGAACAGGAAGAAGAAGGCGGAGGACGAGGGGTCGGAGGCTGTCGTCTACATCGTGGTGGTGCTGGCCTTCTACTCCTTCGGGATAGTGTTCATGATGGCCAACTTCATCCGCCAGGAGCAGAGAGAACTGGAGGAGACGAAGCTGTACAAGCAGTACGTCAAGGTGGCTAGGGATCGCTGGCTGACCTCGAGGGGTAATATGGCCAACAAACTGGCGCTGCAGGCTCTCAACACATTCAACGCTGTCCCGCAGACCACAGACGACAACAAAATCACTTTTGTATGAGGTAGTGTTAGTTTCGTAGTATAGAAAGCACAAGACAGTATGCATATCTTTTTGTTTGTCTCTGCTAGACTAAGATTTATTGGTGGATCTTGGTGGtgagtttttgtctcttgaagGAGCGTCTGAAAAGTGTGAATTCTTCTCTCCATGATAACCTTTGTATCAGCTCATCTTTCAAGCTGTCAAGAGCTGTGAGCTTAGAAACATTGTCtgtgctaattctctctctctctctctctctctctctctctctctctctctctctctctctctctcaagggaaaGTCTACGAACAGGAAAGGCAACTCTTGTAAGTCAAACTTGAGTGTCTTCAGGGTTATAAATAGTTTGATGTTTGTGTACAAAATGGCCTCAATATTTTGttaattgtatatgtgtatatatatattatataccaagtTAATGAAAGTATTATAAGGTTGCCATTATATAATCAACGACGACTTCTTTCATCAGATGGAGATCCCCTTTATATAATCCTCCATCCTGCAGGAATCACAGGTCTCAATGTGACCTGTTGCCACTTCCACAAGACTCCCTATGCCTCGTGGCAAGTGTTAAGGATTGTTTACAATGGGAGTCACCCATCAGAGCATCAACCAGAGTCAGTGGTATGAAAATCTCTGTTGATTGAAGATATTAGGCCTAAGAAGGTCCCTGGATCTCAGTTGCACTGCTTTCTGTTCAGCCATTCACGCCTAGCTCAGTCTGTTTGGCACTGCCTCGTTTTAAGCTGTTTCACAACGTTTCATTGAGCCTGTATACAGGTTCACAAAGCCTGTATACAGCTTTTAAAAGCAGCCACGGACAATGGCTGTTGATCAGCGTGGCCGCTGTG from Macrobrachium nipponense isolate FS-2020 chromosome 48, ASM1510439v2, whole genome shotgun sequence encodes:
- the LOC135205069 gene encoding uncharacterized protein LOC135205069, with product MTTMLTICLLVLVVGQMVTESTASPHPDLNCSLEVDSPSENSKGGSGPEVGPQTKNCSPDRGDQTRVPAALLPSSGDINASDDRNGQSSLSPGAQHVRHTSLESVDRHQSELDLWRCLMRRARASRLEEDEKTKKKPAKTVRYCTSDVRGANGTASREGETSPAEEGASQGDCLPLLFFLFPTLCNETRLCVNLTEASLDTIPQRFWLWNRKKKAEDEGSEAVVYIVVVLAFYSFGIVFMMANFIRQEQRELEETKLYKQYVKVARDRWLTSRGNMANKLALQALNTFNAVPQTTDDNKITFV